In one window of Candidatus Babeliales bacterium DNA:
- a CDS encoding HD domain-containing protein: MNFSYFFTFILSFFPFFSNSYKLETVYGSDTIKEPVLIELIECPAMQRLKNIHQYGIIYYIANPGEYSRFEHSLGVFFLVRKFGGSLNEQIAALLHDVSHTAFSHVGDYIFKHKDGKSSYQDDIHLWFLKNTEIPEILTKHGISFESINHKDNGFTMLEQDLPNVCADRFEYIMYGGLLENKLTIADIQKIMTQVTFKNGKWIFNSQTLAKKLADTSLYLSEQVFGSALNDVSYHWTAKALRRALKINLISLNDIHFSTDLVIWNKLKENNDPKIAGLVKKLCSICEHYKLGTEEKYDLSFISKFRGINPWVQTKDGIKQLTEVDKEYALTFNAIKTRMKKGLYICCL; encoded by the coding sequence ATGAATTTTTCTTATTTTTTTACTTTTATTCTTTCATTTTTTCCGTTTTTTTCTAATTCTTACAAATTAGAAACGGTATATGGTTCTGATACTATTAAAGAACCAGTTCTTATTGAACTCATTGAATGCCCTGCTATGCAACGGCTCAAAAATATTCATCAATATGGCATTATTTATTATATTGCTAATCCTGGAGAATATTCTCGCTTTGAACATAGCCTTGGCGTATTTTTTTTAGTTCGTAAATTTGGTGGTTCATTAAATGAACAAATTGCTGCTTTGCTCCATGATGTATCACATACTGCCTTTTCACATGTCGGTGATTATATTTTTAAGCATAAAGATGGCAAAAGTTCTTACCAAGATGATATTCATCTGTGGTTTTTAAAAAATACTGAAATTCCTGAAATCTTAACCAAACATGGTATTTCATTTGAAAGTATAAACCATAAAGATAATGGTTTTACTATGCTCGAACAAGACCTTCCTAATGTTTGTGCTGATCGTTTTGAATATATTATGTATGGCGGATTACTTGAAAATAAATTAACAATCGCCGATATACAAAAAATTATGACTCAGGTTACTTTTAAAAATGGTAAATGGATTTTTAATTCTCAAACATTAGCAAAAAAACTTGCTGATACTTCTTTATATTTATCAGAACAAGTATTTGGTTCTGCATTAAATGATGTTTCTTACCATTGGACCGCGAAAGCATTGCGCAGAGCGCTCAAAATTAACCTCATTAGTTTAAATGATATTCATTTTTCAACCGATTTAGTTATTTGGAATAAACTTAAAGAAAATAATGATCCAAAAATAGCTGGATTAGTTAAAAAGTTATGCAGTATTTGTGAGCATTATAAATTAGGCACAGAAGAAAAATACGATCTTTCATTTATTTCTAAGTTCCGTGGGATTAATCCATGGGTTCAAACAAAAGATGGCATTAAGCAATTAACAGAAGTTGATAAAGAGTATGCACTCACATTTAATGCAATAAAAACTCGCATGAAAAAAGGTTTATATATTTGCTGTTTATAG
- a CDS encoding transaldolase family protein, whose amino-acid sequence MKIFLDTADRKAIKTWLAMGIIDGITTNPSHLSKEGGDPTKVVQDICQMLGDRDVSVEITEIEPQKVYEQALKIADIAENVIVKVPCHENYYEVIKRLVKEGVKINVTLVFTLVQGMFMCKLGVRYISPFIGRWDDIDVEGIDLLYEMRTMVDQYEFDTQILAASIRHVRHLHDAIMAGVDVVTVPLDVLEKSVNHPLTDRGMEKFLADWQKLGIKQFP is encoded by the coding sequence GTGAAAATATTTTTAGATACGGCAGATCGTAAAGCAATAAAAACTTGGTTAGCTATGGGTATTATTGATGGCATTACAACTAACCCAAGTCATTTATCAAAAGAGGGAGGAGATCCAACTAAAGTAGTACAAGATATTTGCCAAATGCTTGGTGATCGTGATGTAAGTGTAGAAATTACTGAAATTGAACCACAAAAAGTTTATGAGCAAGCGCTTAAAATTGCAGATATTGCAGAAAATGTCATCGTGAAAGTTCCATGCCATGAAAATTATTATGAAGTTATTAAGCGATTGGTCAAAGAGGGCGTTAAAATAAATGTTACTTTAGTTTTTACGCTTGTTCAGGGTATGTTTATGTGCAAACTTGGTGTACGCTATATTTCACCTTTTATTGGTAGATGGGATGATATTGATGTTGAAGGTATTGATCTGTTATATGAGATGAGAACAATGGTTGATCAATATGAATTTGATACACAAATTTTAGCGGCATCAATTCGGCATGTACGCCATTTACATGATGCTATAATGGCAGGTGTTGATGTTGTAACAGTGCCTTTAGATGTTCTTGAAAAATCAGTAAACCATCCATTAACTGACCGTGGCATGGAAAAGTTTCTTGCAGATTGGCAAAAACTTGGTATTAAACAATTTCCTTAA
- a CDS encoding glycosyltransferase — MLTIFHITNNYKPYSGGVARAVDAWYQVLKKRGHQTYIITLDFLGKELDEDSGIIRVPTIARFLYKKNYAAIPFKATQVIEKLVQEKKPDIIHVHHPFLLGNIGKKVAKKYNIPVVFTYHTQYERYLHYVPIPEKISYPLVTRQVKQFCNAVNGVIAPSLTIKKQIEEQIKKPIIVIPSPIEDIFFGNIKQKVFKQKTKLFHLITVSRFVPEKNIPFLLRAIKMIADEVQCTLIGYGSDAEELQRYAYNELLLCPQRVRFVIKPSREELLQYYQSADLFIFASETETQGLVLAEAMASGLPVIAVDAPGCKDIIQSNINGYLIDNEQEMIEHILKLKRDQIIFDKLSGNAIVTAQQFCSDVLVEKMESYYQTILKM; from the coding sequence ATGTTAACAATTTTTCATATTACAAATAATTATAAACCGTATTCTGGTGGAGTTGCTCGTGCAGTTGATGCATGGTATCAAGTTTTGAAAAAAAGAGGCCATCAGACTTATATAATTACGCTTGATTTTTTAGGCAAAGAACTTGATGAGGATAGTGGTATTATTCGGGTACCAACTATTGCACGTTTTTTATATAAAAAAAATTATGCAGCTATTCCATTTAAAGCAACACAAGTAATAGAAAAACTTGTACAAGAAAAAAAACCCGATATTATTCATGTGCATCATCCTTTTTTGCTTGGTAATATTGGCAAAAAAGTTGCAAAAAAATATAATATTCCAGTAGTTTTTACTTATCACACTCAATATGAGCGATATCTTCATTATGTACCAATTCCAGAAAAAATTTCATATCCTTTAGTTACCAGGCAAGTAAAACAATTTTGTAATGCGGTGAATGGTGTTATAGCACCATCTTTAACTATAAAAAAGCAAATTGAAGAACAAATTAAAAAACCTATAATTGTTATTCCTAGCCCCATAGAAGATATTTTTTTTGGAAACATAAAACAGAAAGTATTTAAGCAAAAAACTAAGTTGTTTCATTTAATTACCGTAAGTCGATTTGTACCCGAAAAAAATATTCCATTTTTATTGCGTGCAATCAAAATGATTGCAGATGAAGTTCAATGTACATTAATTGGTTACGGCTCAGATGCTGAAGAATTGCAACGATATGCATATAATGAATTATTATTATGTCCACAGCGTGTTCGTTTTGTTATAAAGCCATCAAGAGAAGAATTATTACAATATTATCAATCAGCTGATTTATTTATTTTTGCTTCAGAAACTGAAACACAAGGCCTGGTATTGGCAGAAGCAATGGCAAGTGGATTACCAGTTATTGCAGTTGATGCTCCAGGTTGTAAAGATATTATTCAATCTAATATAAATGGTTATTTAATTGATAATGAGCAAGAAATGATTGAGCATATTTTAAAGCTAAAAAGAGACCAAATAATTTTTGATAAGTTGAGCGGTAATGCTATAGTTACCGCTCAACAATTTTGCTCTGATGTTTTAGTTGAAAAAATGGAATCGTATTATCAAACTATTTTGAAAATGTAA
- a CDS encoding DUF1653 domain-containing protein — protein MANLVDNSTNKRDLITPGNIYTHYKGKQYQVLHIVFSENDALEEWVVYQGLYDDPKLGKNPIFTRPLKQFCEIINFEGTEQPRFNLFANNITRS, from the coding sequence ATGGCAAATCTCGTAGATAACTCGACTAATAAACGCGATCTGATTACACCTGGAAATATTTACACGCATTATAAAGGTAAACAATATCAAGTTTTACATATTGTTTTTAGTGAAAATGATGCCTTAGAAGAATGGGTTGTATATCAAGGTTTATATGATGATCCAAAATTAGGCAAAAACCCAATTTTTACTCGACCACTTAAGCAATTTTGTGAAATTATTAATTTTGAAGGAACTGAACAACCACGATTCAATCTTTTTGCAAATAATATCACAAGGTCATAG
- the uvrB gene encoding excinuclease ABC subunit UvrB, which translates to MSIFKLKTPFPPAGSQPEAIQQLNAARPGKSTLVGVTGSGKTYTMANVIANQSKPVLVLSPNKTLAAQLYEEFSLFFPENKVCYFVSYYDYYQPESYLPAQDIYIPKETKINTEIERLRVESTASLINRQDTIVIASVSSIYSLGNPTDYRELSLQLKVGQTLKRSDLIHMLLFIQYERNEVDKKSGSFQVLGNTVEINLPYLKEKLRIELFGDTIEGLSWVDKFNNNVVMQLDNTIVLPAKHFVTTQEKKDSAIASIQAELDEWLPKMPNPLYQERLRQRVSHDLEMLQEIGYCSGIENYSTHFDGRKAGESPHCLFDFFPEDFLLIIDESHIALPQLRGMYNGDQARKQSLVDFGFRLPSAKDNRPLKFEEIERYFNDAVFVSATPGDYELKHSDTMVEQIIRPTGLLDPVIETHPRENQMKHLIEQIKQTKEKGFRSLVMVMTKKLAEQLATYLEEQQIRVCYLHSELKTPKRTELLQKLRLGIFDCLVGVNLLREGIDLPEVALVAIMDADVESFLRDKRSLIQIMGRAARNTESKVLLFADKMTKSMQAAIDETTRRRAIQHAYNEAHGITPESVKREVSKSITNLQAAIAQASEKKKKKSKINQQSPEVLQKEMLQIEREMHEAAEQLDFEKAIALREQLNELKKIAL; encoded by the coding sequence ATGAGTATTTTTAAATTAAAAACACCATTTCCGCCAGCAGGTAGTCAACCAGAAGCCATTCAGCAACTAAATGCTGCTAGACCAGGAAAATCAACCCTTGTGGGGGTTACTGGCTCAGGTAAAACGTATACGATGGCCAATGTGATTGCAAATCAAAGCAAACCGGTTTTGGTGCTTTCTCCTAACAAAACATTAGCGGCTCAGCTGTACGAAGAATTTTCCTTATTCTTTCCGGAAAATAAGGTTTGTTATTTTGTCAGCTATTATGATTACTATCAACCGGAATCATATCTGCCTGCTCAAGATATTTATATTCCTAAAGAAACGAAAATAAATACTGAGATTGAACGGCTTCGAGTAGAATCGACTGCTTCATTGATTAATCGACAAGATACTATAGTGATAGCTTCTGTTTCGAGTATTTATTCTCTTGGTAATCCTACTGATTATCGCGAATTGAGCTTGCAATTAAAAGTAGGGCAAACGCTGAAGCGTTCAGATTTAATTCATATGTTATTGTTTATTCAGTACGAACGTAATGAAGTTGATAAAAAATCGGGCTCTTTTCAGGTTTTAGGAAATACTGTTGAGATAAATTTACCCTATTTAAAAGAAAAATTACGGATAGAGCTTTTTGGCGATACTATAGAAGGGTTAAGTTGGGTTGATAAATTCAATAATAATGTGGTTATGCAGCTTGATAATACAATAGTACTTCCCGCAAAACATTTTGTAACGACTCAAGAAAAAAAAGATAGTGCTATTGCAAGCATTCAAGCGGAGCTTGATGAATGGTTGCCAAAAATGCCAAATCCATTATATCAAGAACGATTAAGGCAAAGAGTTTCTCATGATCTTGAAATGTTGCAAGAAATAGGTTATTGCTCAGGGATCGAAAATTATTCTACCCATTTTGATGGCAGAAAAGCAGGCGAATCGCCGCATTGTTTATTTGATTTCTTTCCTGAAGATTTTCTTTTAATTATTGATGAATCTCATATAGCATTACCGCAATTACGTGGTATGTATAATGGTGATCAGGCTCGTAAACAATCACTAGTAGATTTTGGTTTTAGATTACCATCAGCAAAAGATAATCGACCATTAAAGTTTGAGGAAATTGAACGATATTTTAATGATGCTGTATTTGTTTCCGCAACACCTGGAGATTATGAATTAAAGCATTCAGATACAATGGTAGAACAAATTATTCGGCCAACTGGCTTGCTTGATCCAGTTATTGAAACGCATCCGCGTGAAAATCAAATGAAGCATCTTATTGAGCAAATTAAACAAACAAAAGAAAAAGGATTTCGCTCTTTAGTAATGGTAATGACTAAAAAGCTTGCAGAGCAGTTAGCAACCTATTTAGAAGAGCAACAAATTCGTGTTTGTTATTTGCATAGTGAGCTTAAAACACCAAAACGTACGGAGCTATTACAAAAACTGCGATTAGGTATTTTTGATTGTTTAGTTGGCGTGAATTTATTGCGAGAAGGTATCGATTTACCTGAAGTAGCATTAGTGGCAATCATGGATGCTGATGTTGAAAGCTTTTTGCGTGATAAACGGTCATTGATTCAGATTATGGGGCGTGCCGCACGAAATACAGAATCAAAAGTATTATTATTTGCTGATAAAATGACAAAATCGATGCAAGCAGCGATTGATGAAACTACTCGTCGGCGTGCTATTCAGCATGCTTATAATGAGGCACATGGTATAACGCCTGAAAGTGTAAAGCGAGAAGTAAGCAAATCAATTACAAATTTACAAGCAGCTATTGCACAAGCATCAGAAAAAAAGAAAAAGAAATCTAAAATTAATCAACAATCTCCTGAAGTGCTTCAAAAAGAGATGCTTCAAATTGAACGCGAAATGCACGAAGCAGCGGAACAGCTTGATTTTGAAAAAGCGATCGCATTACGCGAGCAGCTTAATGAATTAAAAAAAATAGCATTATAA
- a CDS encoding WD40 repeat domain-containing protein, translating into MKKLLILSIMVTASAFGMEIPSNKALQEKFDRLHKIGTEKSNLMRNSVQIELTDGSIMNISKQEALQSGLLTSLMEDYQEMGSKNQNIIFSLPSIENKQKDSLLALLHLSKSFKQNRLNNILQQNDDKTINNLIELADFFDIPVVYQNLPEPMAKKLLSPTMLKKFINSSEAAFFQPFKIDYDLEKKVKQAMTNQLGISNLHYESTTPIIECERRSFLMSMPTAFHNNNLLFVQDKSIKQLDISNYKVTTLIPISQDIIQLAISSDGNLLATAISNQVSVFNIKDKENIRVALIEDNITAIAFDIDNKTLAVAYGKGSIDFYNISDQQNIQRIKTVSLGGFEEIRQLTYLKPNILAVLIGDSFSLLDLKNLKAPQRLKLPNQCSINKNKNDNQWTKSTITSTIYDNQHELLFLGYADGQIEILNVSDMGNLQLITSFTGILTKGNLDSSYGDIRILALHPKLPLLIVVDTRNNLNIWDISEKSIPRLITEIISNKDWILDKIENVFFNPNSADFIDLSRKSITLNQLPFDESLQGLSMQELMLIAFLEQENKLELCVRHNKALINIFDGLPEEIQKKYADKLIRKYLLLVHLGKNKQFCQKI; encoded by the coding sequence ATGAAAAAGTTATTAATTTTATCAATAATGGTCACAGCTTCTGCTTTTGGCATGGAAATACCATCAAATAAGGCCCTGCAAGAGAAGTTTGATCGACTTCATAAGATAGGGACTGAAAAATCAAACCTAATGCGCAATTCGGTCCAAATTGAATTGACTGATGGTTCAATTATGAACATTTCAAAGCAAGAGGCTCTTCAGAGTGGTTTATTGACAAGTTTAATGGAAGATTATCAAGAAATGGGTTCTAAAAACCAAAATATAATTTTTAGTTTACCATCAATTGAAAACAAACAAAAAGACTCTCTTTTGGCGTTATTGCATTTAAGTAAAAGTTTCAAACAAAATCGATTAAATAATATTTTGCAGCAAAATGATGATAAAACCATAAATAATTTAATTGAGCTGGCCGATTTTTTTGATATTCCAGTAGTTTATCAAAATTTGCCTGAACCAATGGCTAAAAAATTATTATCTCCAACAATGTTAAAAAAGTTTATCAATAGTTCTGAGGCTGCTTTTTTTCAGCCTTTTAAAATAGATTATGATTTAGAAAAAAAAGTAAAACAAGCAATGACTAATCAACTTGGGATAAGCAATTTGCACTATGAATCTACTACTCCAATAATAGAATGCGAACGCAGGAGTTTTTTAATGTCAATGCCGACTGCTTTTCATAATAATAATCTTTTATTTGTACAAGATAAATCTATTAAACAGCTTGATATTTCTAATTACAAGGTTACTACACTTATTCCAATTTCTCAGGATATTATACAATTAGCAATAAGTTCTGATGGTAATTTGCTTGCTACGGCGATTTCCAATCAAGTAAGTGTTTTCAATATTAAAGATAAAGAAAATATCCGAGTAGCACTGATAGAAGATAATATTACTGCAATTGCTTTTGATATTGATAACAAGACCTTGGCAGTAGCATATGGAAAGGGCTCTATAGATTTTTATAATATTTCAGATCAACAAAATATACAAAGAATAAAAACCGTATCATTAGGAGGTTTCGAAGAAATTCGTCAACTAACTTATTTAAAACCCAATATTTTAGCTGTTTTAATTGGAGATAGTTTTTCATTGTTGGATTTAAAAAACTTAAAAGCTCCTCAACGTCTAAAACTTCCAAATCAATGTTCCATCAATAAGAATAAGAATGATAATCAATGGACAAAATCTACAATAACTTCAACTATCTATGATAATCAACATGAGCTTTTATTTCTTGGATATGCAGATGGTCAAATTGAAATATTGAATGTTTCAGATATGGGGAATCTACAATTAATAACTAGTTTTACTGGAATACTAACTAAAGGGAATCTTGATAGTTCCTATGGTGATATTAGGATATTAGCGTTACATCCAAAATTGCCATTATTAATTGTAGTTGACACGAGAAATAATCTAAATATTTGGGATATTTCTGAAAAAAGTATACCACGACTTATCACTGAAATTATTTCAAATAAGGATTGGATTTTAGATAAAATTGAAAATGTTTTCTTTAATCCAAATAGTGCAGACTTTATTGATCTTTCAAGAAAATCTATAACCTTAAACCAATTACCGTTTGATGAATCGCTTCAAGGCTTATCAATGCAAGAACTTATGTTAATTGCATTCTTAGAACAAGAAAATAAGCTAGAATTATGTGTGAGGCATAATAAAGCATTGATCAATATATTTGATGGGTTGCCAGAAGAAATACAAAAAAAATATGCAGATAAATTAATAAGAAAATATCTCTTGCTTGTTCATTTGGGCAAGAACAAGCAGTTTTGCCAAAAGATTTAA
- a CDS encoding M3 family metallopeptidase, whose translation MKTNILWLLLIGAIGLTMAIGFNYYQKNMIKMTIVPQDYVITDKIQVVGLFPKTVSELNHLVASTKARALKEVNEIIAIPNDQRTFENTARALDHAGSVHFSVPNSAIATLSYVTKDDVLRDAINKAKVELSHFAVDVFGQNVDLYKAFKAYVEGNAKKENLTSEQQYFLQESMKGFKKAGLHLPAEKREKISKMLKELSILSVDFDKNINADLRSIEVTREELAGLDEDFINGLERTKDDKYILKTEYPIYFPIMEHCSVSQTRKRLYHEFLNRAYPANIEVLNKIIALRNEFAKELGYESYAAFNIDDEMVESPARARSFLNDLIEKAKIKELQEFEQLKADLAPSVELVDGNKMQPWDGAYAKQWFKKKHYQLDDREVANYFPMEKTIPGLLGIYEKFFNLDLKETPITGLWDDEVKLVEVYKKGDTKTLGYLLLDLYPRPHKYSHACQISIVSASKDNEGYKPAVALVIANFPKSTAAKPSVLQLNDVRTFFHEFGHAIHTLLGATEMPGFSGTNVKTDFVEMPSQMLEEWLWDPQILKQMSSHYKTGEQLSDELINKVLELKNFSSGSWVLLQSLYALMSLDYYAPGNEKDIIGIMQTHQKNLLPNIRFYEENHMPASFGHLTGYGARYYGYLWSKVFALDLFNHIKKHGLLNPDIGQEYAQKVLAKGGSKDPNDLLKDFLGRDPNSKAFFKDLGL comes from the coding sequence ATGAAGACAAATATATTATGGTTATTATTAATTGGAGCGATAGGGCTAACTATGGCAATTGGATTTAATTATTACCAAAAAAATATGATAAAAATGACAATAGTGCCGCAAGATTACGTTATAACTGATAAAATTCAGGTTGTGGGATTATTTCCAAAAACAGTGAGTGAATTAAACCACCTGGTAGCATCTACTAAAGCGCGAGCGCTTAAAGAAGTGAATGAAATTATCGCTATACCCAATGATCAACGAACTTTTGAAAATACCGCTCGAGCGCTTGATCATGCAGGATCCGTGCATTTTTCAGTACCAAATAGCGCCATAGCAACTTTATCTTATGTAACAAAAGACGATGTATTACGTGATGCCATAAATAAAGCGAAAGTTGAATTGAGCCATTTTGCTGTAGATGTATTTGGCCAAAATGTGGATTTGTATAAAGCATTCAAAGCATATGTTGAAGGGAATGCAAAAAAAGAAAATCTCACAAGCGAACAACAATACTTTTTGCAAGAAAGTATGAAAGGGTTCAAAAAGGCTGGGTTACACTTACCGGCAGAAAAACGTGAAAAAATTAGTAAAATGCTTAAAGAGCTTTCAATATTAAGTGTAGATTTCGATAAAAATATTAATGCTGATTTGCGGTCAATTGAAGTGACGCGTGAAGAATTGGCAGGGCTTGATGAAGATTTTATTAATGGATTAGAGCGTACTAAAGATGATAAGTATATTCTAAAGACCGAATATCCAATTTATTTCCCAATAATGGAACATTGCTCCGTTTCCCAAACGAGAAAACGCCTTTATCATGAATTTTTAAATCGGGCATATCCAGCAAATATTGAAGTTCTTAATAAAATAATTGCATTGCGCAATGAATTTGCAAAAGAACTTGGTTATGAAAGTTATGCTGCATTTAATATCGATGATGAAATGGTTGAATCGCCTGCGCGTGCTCGTAGTTTTTTAAATGATCTTATTGAAAAGGCAAAAATTAAAGAGCTACAAGAATTTGAACAACTTAAAGCGGATTTAGCGCCTTCAGTAGAACTTGTTGATGGTAATAAAATGCAACCATGGGATGGCGCTTATGCTAAACAATGGTTTAAAAAGAAACACTATCAACTTGATGACCGCGAAGTGGCAAATTATTTTCCGATGGAAAAAACAATTCCGGGTCTTTTAGGGATTTATGAAAAATTCTTTAATCTTGATCTAAAAGAAACACCGATAACAGGCTTATGGGATGATGAAGTAAAATTGGTAGAAGTATATAAAAAGGGTGATACTAAAACATTAGGTTACTTATTGCTCGATTTATATCCACGTCCACATAAATATTCTCATGCGTGTCAAATAAGCATTGTATCTGCTTCAAAAGATAATGAAGGTTATAAGCCAGCTGTTGCTTTAGTGATTGCAAACTTCCCAAAATCTACAGCGGCAAAGCCTTCAGTGCTTCAACTCAATGATGTGCGAACCTTTTTCCATGAATTTGGTCACGCTATTCACACCTTGCTTGGTGCAACTGAAATGCCAGGTTTTTCTGGTACTAACGTAAAAACCGATTTTGTTGAGATGCCATCTCAAATGCTTGAAGAATGGCTGTGGGATCCACAAATCTTAAAACAAATGAGTAGTCATTATAAAACAGGTGAACAACTTTCTGATGAGCTTATTAATAAGGTTTTAGAGCTTAAAAACTTTAGTTCTGGGTCTTGGGTATTGCTGCAATCGCTTTATGCATTGATGTCTCTTGATTACTACGCACCGGGCAATGAGAAAGATATTATAGGGATTATGCAAACCCATCAAAAAAATCTTTTGCCAAACATTAGATTTTATGAAGAAAACCATATGCCCGCATCTTTTGGTCATTTAACTGGTTATGGTGCTCGCTATTATGGCTATCTGTGGTCAAAAGTATTTGCATTAGATTTATTTAATCATATTAAAAAACATGGTTTATTAAATCCAGATATAGGCCAAGAATATGCGCAGAAAGTTTTAGCAAAAGGTGGCAGCAAAGATCCTAATGATTTATTAAAAGATTTCTTAGGACGTGATCCAAATTCTAAAGCATTCTTTAAAGATCTTGGGTTATAA